Proteins encoded together in one Chitinophaga sp. LS1 window:
- the tatC gene encoding twin-arginine translocase subunit TatC, with product MFKKLFANNNEKAEMTFFDHLDELRGHLFRAAVAIVVCGIIGWVYTNEILDRIVFGPTNKDFPSYIALCKISHATGLGDKLCITPVDIVFQNHILTGQIMLQFKLAFIVGLVLGFPYIFWEFWRFVKPALKEREVKGAKGIIFWVSFQFFLGICFSYFLMAPFTINFLAGYTVTTKAVNQFFIDDYFDLMTQIVIGMGVLFELPVLIFFLTKIGLITPTFLRTYRRHAIVVILVLAAVITPPDVIDQLIVFTPLYLLYEISIYISVRALKGMDDKEKEPEIEEWS from the coding sequence ATGTTCAAGAAACTTTTTGCAAATAACAATGAGAAAGCGGAGATGACTTTCTTTGACCACCTGGATGAACTAAGAGGGCATCTGTTCCGCGCTGCTGTAGCAATTGTGGTGTGTGGTATCATCGGTTGGGTATATACAAATGAAATACTGGATAGAATTGTTTTTGGGCCTACCAATAAAGATTTTCCTTCCTATATCGCACTGTGTAAAATTAGCCACGCAACCGGGCTGGGAGATAAGCTCTGTATTACCCCGGTGGATATAGTATTTCAGAACCATATCCTGACGGGGCAGATCATGCTCCAGTTCAAGCTGGCGTTTATTGTCGGCCTGGTATTAGGCTTCCCTTATATCTTCTGGGAATTCTGGCGCTTTGTAAAACCGGCGCTTAAAGAAAGAGAAGTGAAAGGAGCAAAAGGTATTATCTTCTGGGTATCCTTCCAGTTCTTCTTAGGGATCTGCTTCAGTTATTTCCTGATGGCGCCTTTTACGATTAACTTCCTGGCTGGCTATACCGTAACGACCAAAGCTGTCAATCAGTTTTTCATAGATGACTACTTCGATTTGATGACCCAGATCGTAATTGGTATGGGTGTATTATTTGAATTGCCTGTACTCATCTTCTTCCTTACCAAGATCGGGTTGATTACACCTACTTTCCTGCGCACCTACCGTCGTCACGCTATCGTGGTAATACTGGTACTGGCAGCGGTGATCACTCCTCCTGACGTAATTGACCAGCTGATCGTATTTACACCTTTATATTTGCTGTATGAAATCAGTATCTATATATCTGTTAGAGCACTGAAAGGTATGGACGATAAAGAAAAAGAACCGGAAATAGAAGAGTGGTCCTGA
- a CDS encoding amidohydrolase: MSDLKVTLIQTKLHWEDIDANLNMFNEKIDSIKERTEVVILPEMFSTGFSMQSEKLAEKMDGKAVQWMAKKAAEKNIIIGGSLIIEEDGEYYNRFIWMQPNGVAGVYDKRHRFAYAGEDKHYSAGDTRLIASVKGWKICLNICYDLRFPVWQRNQINSDTNAPAYDLLINVANWPERRSTAWKTLIQARAIENQVYAIGVNRVGDDGNGIYHSGDTSLIDPLGEILYRKSHDEDIFSTTLERAKLDDIREKIPFLRDADKFQLF; the protein is encoded by the coding sequence ATGTCAGATCTGAAAGTAACACTTATACAGACCAAATTGCATTGGGAAGACATTGATGCTAACCTGAACATGTTCAATGAAAAAATTGATAGCATCAAGGAAAGAACCGAAGTAGTAATCCTTCCTGAAATGTTCAGCACAGGCTTCAGCATGCAGTCTGAAAAGCTGGCAGAAAAGATGGATGGCAAGGCAGTGCAGTGGATGGCTAAAAAAGCAGCAGAGAAAAACATCATTATCGGCGGAAGCCTGATCATCGAAGAAGATGGAGAATATTACAACCGCTTCATCTGGATGCAGCCAAACGGCGTAGCCGGTGTTTACGACAAACGTCACCGCTTTGCATATGCCGGTGAAGATAAACACTACTCAGCTGGCGATACCCGCCTGATCGCTTCCGTAAAAGGGTGGAAAATATGCCTTAACATCTGTTACGACCTGCGTTTCCCCGTATGGCAGCGTAACCAGATCAATAGTGACACCAATGCGCCTGCATACGACCTCCTCATCAACGTAGCTAACTGGCCTGAGCGCCGTAGCACCGCCTGGAAAACACTGATTCAGGCACGTGCCATCGAAAACCAGGTATATGCAATTGGTGTGAACAGGGTAGGAGACGATGGTAATGGCATCTACCACAGTGGTGACACCAGCCTCATTGACCCACTGGGTGAAATATTATACAGAAAGAGTCACGACGAAGATATTTTTAGTACTACACTTGAGCGTGCCAAACTGGACGACATAAGGGAGAAAATTCCTTTCCTCAGGGATGCTGATAAATTTCAGTTGTTTTAA
- a CDS encoding DUF4290 domain-containing protein has protein sequence MEYNTTRNHLIMKEYGRNIQKMIEYVLNIQDPDHRQANAMALIELMGTLNPHLRNVEDFRHKLWDHLFLISDFRLEVESPYPIPTRETLKARPERLPYPKKYPRNRHFGKNLEMVIDKAIAEDNQEKKDGFTQCIGNYMKLAYSNWHKESVHDDAIKAELTGITNGQLEFHPGFNTAAHASAVIAATSPNFNTNAEFVRTSSNNAGSSNKKRNFSQQNNFKGGKTKNNNNKNQKYKNRNK, from the coding sequence ATGGAATACAATACCACCCGTAACCATTTGATTATGAAGGAGTATGGACGTAACATCCAAAAGATGATAGAGTACGTTCTGAACATACAAGACCCAGATCACCGCCAGGCCAATGCAATGGCGCTTATCGAGCTTATGGGCACGCTCAACCCCCACCTCCGCAATGTTGAAGACTTCCGGCATAAGTTATGGGATCACCTGTTTCTTATCTCCGATTTCAGATTAGAAGTAGAATCACCTTACCCCATTCCTACGCGCGAAACCCTGAAAGCAAGACCAGAAAGACTGCCTTACCCTAAAAAGTATCCCCGCAATCGTCACTTTGGTAAAAATCTGGAGATGGTCATTGATAAGGCCATCGCCGAAGACAATCAGGAAAAGAAGGATGGGTTTACACAATGTATTGGTAACTACATGAAACTGGCCTATAGCAACTGGCATAAGGAAAGTGTCCATGACGATGCTATCAAAGCGGAGCTCACTGGTATCACTAACGGTCAGCTGGAGTTTCACCCAGGTTTCAATACTGCGGCACATGCGAGTGCAGTCATCGCTGCAACGAGTCCGAACTTTAATACTAATGCTGAATTTGTTCGTACTTCCAGCAATAATGCAGGCAGTAGTAACAAGAAACGCAATTTCTCGCAGCAGAATAACTTCAAAGGCGGAAAAACTAAAAACAACAACAATAAGAACCAAAAATATAAAAACAGGAACAAGTGA
- a CDS encoding regulatory protein RecX, which produces MQTAILLKLRHYCAYQERSHSEVKTKCLELGLHGDEIEEAIAALIADNFLNEERFARAYAGGKFRSQKWGRKKILAGLRQHQVSAYCIKKGMEEIDDEDYMDVLQSLVEKKYASLEGEQYLKRQYKTTQYLLQKGFEPELVSETLRQIAKDGL; this is translated from the coding sequence ATGCAGACTGCTATTCTCTTAAAATTACGTCATTACTGTGCCTATCAGGAACGCAGCCACAGCGAGGTGAAAACAAAATGCCTTGAGCTGGGGCTGCATGGTGATGAGATAGAGGAAGCTATTGCAGCGCTGATTGCTGACAACTTCCTGAACGAAGAGCGATTTGCCCGTGCCTATGCCGGTGGTAAATTCCGCTCACAGAAGTGGGGACGCAAAAAGATCCTGGCAGGCCTCAGGCAACACCAGGTATCTGCTTACTGCATCAAAAAAGGCATGGAAGAGATTGATGATGAGGATTATATGGATGTGCTGCAATCGCTGGTGGAGAAGAAATATGCGTCTCTGGAAGGAGAACAATACCTGAAAAGACAGTACAAGACGACCCAATACCTGTTACAAAAAGGGTTCGAACCCGAGCTGGTAAGTGAAACCCTTAGACAAATTGCAAAAGATGGGCTATAA
- a CDS encoding VOC family protein, translated as MLQAIHHIAVICSDYERSKQFYTEILGLEIIREVYRLERKSYKLDLALNGQYVIELFSFPDPPPRPSQPEANGLRHLAFAVSDIDKAVAHLKTHDVITEPVRIDPHTEKRFTFFTDPDGLPLELYEQ; from the coding sequence ATGTTACAAGCTATTCATCATATTGCAGTGATCTGCTCAGACTATGAGCGGAGTAAGCAATTCTATACGGAAATACTCGGATTGGAAATAATCCGTGAAGTATACCGGCTGGAACGAAAATCGTACAAGCTGGATCTTGCATTGAATGGGCAGTATGTGATCGAACTATTTTCATTTCCTGATCCCCCGCCCCGGCCATCCCAGCCGGAGGCGAACGGTCTGCGTCACCTGGCATTTGCAGTGTCTGATATCGACAAGGCCGTGGCTCACCTGAAGACCCACGATGTAATCACAGAGCCTGTTCGTATTGACCCCCATACCGAAAAGAGGTTTACATTCTTTACCGATCCGGATGGGTTACCACTGGAGCTATATGAACAGTGA
- the murA gene encoding UDP-N-acetylglucosamine 1-carboxyvinyltransferase has product MSSAFEVRGGNRLKGEIVPQGAKNEALQIVSAVLLTPEKVTISNIPDILDVNLLIELLGDMGVKINRISRDTCEFQADQINLPYLESAEFKKKSGRLRGSVMIAGPLLARFGKAYIPKPGGDKIGRRRLDTHIIGFEKLGAQFVYDNDDNYFRLEAGDSGLKGTYMLLDEPSVTGTANIVMAAVMANGTTTIYNAACEPYLQQLSKMLNSMGAKISGVGSNLLTIEGVTSLKGCSHRMLPDMIEIGSFIGLAAMTQSEITIKGAGVQHLGIIPEKFRQLGIQLEIQGDDIYIPAQDKYEIQTFLDGSILTISDHPWPGFTPDLLSIVLVVATQASGSVMIHQKMFESRLFFVDKLIDMGAQIVLCDPHRAVVIGLGRQHKLRGITMSSPDIRAGVSLLIAALSAEGKSTIQNIEQIDRGYQYIDERLRKLGADIKRV; this is encoded by the coding sequence GTGAGTAGTGCTTTTGAAGTAAGAGGTGGCAACCGACTGAAGGGGGAAATTGTGCCCCAGGGTGCCAAAAACGAAGCTTTACAGATTGTCAGTGCTGTTTTACTAACTCCCGAAAAGGTGACTATCAGCAATATCCCGGACATCCTGGATGTAAACCTTCTGATCGAGTTGTTGGGTGATATGGGGGTGAAAATTAACAGGATTAGCCGTGACACCTGCGAATTTCAGGCTGATCAGATCAACCTTCCTTATCTGGAAAGTGCGGAATTCAAAAAGAAATCAGGACGACTGAGAGGTTCTGTCATGATAGCTGGTCCATTACTGGCCCGCTTTGGCAAAGCCTATATCCCTAAACCCGGAGGTGATAAAATAGGTCGCCGCCGTCTCGATACCCATATTATTGGGTTCGAAAAACTGGGTGCTCAGTTCGTATATGATAATGATGATAATTACTTCAGACTTGAAGCTGGCGATAGTGGCCTGAAAGGTACATACATGCTCCTGGACGAGCCTTCAGTAACAGGTACAGCCAATATCGTAATGGCAGCTGTGATGGCAAATGGTACAACCACCATCTATAATGCTGCCTGCGAACCTTACCTGCAACAGCTATCAAAAATGCTGAACAGCATGGGTGCTAAGATCAGTGGAGTAGGATCTAACCTCCTTACCATCGAAGGGGTCACTTCTCTCAAAGGCTGCAGCCATCGTATGCTGCCTGATATGATTGAGATCGGTTCCTTCATTGGTCTGGCAGCAATGACCCAAAGCGAAATCACGATCAAAGGTGCCGGTGTGCAGCACCTGGGTATTATTCCTGAAAAGTTCCGTCAACTGGGTATTCAGCTGGAGATCCAGGGTGATGATATCTATATTCCTGCACAGGACAAATATGAAATCCAGACTTTCCTGGATGGATCTATCCTCACTATCTCTGACCACCCATGGCCAGGCTTTACGCCAGACCTGCTGAGTATCGTACTCGTGGTTGCCACACAGGCATCAGGGAGTGTGATGATCCATCAGAAGATGTTTGAAAGCCGTTTGTTCTTTGTGGACAAGCTGATCGATATGGGTGCACAGATCGTACTTTGTGATCCTCACCGTGCAGTGGTGATAGGCCTGGGCCGTCAGCATAAACTGAGAGGTATTACCATGTCATCACCTGATATCAGGGCGGGTGTATCTCTGCTTATAGCTGCACTAAGTGCAGAAGGTAAGAGTACTATCCAGAATATTGAGCAGATCGATCGCGGATATCAGTACATCGATGAGCGCCTGCGTAAGCTGGGGGCAGATATCAAGAGAGTATAA
- the gmk gene encoding guanylate kinase, whose amino-acid sequence MANKIIIITAPSGAGKTTIVKQLLSEMPQLAFSISATTRIAREQEVNGKDYYFLTQEDFHDKIEAHAFAEYEMVYAGKYYGTLKSELERIWHNGQTPMVDIDVKGALSIKEHYQEAALTIFIQPPTLDALRVRLSERGTETQASLEERLGKARYELSFSHQFDEIVINDKLPIAYAEVKALVEAFLK is encoded by the coding sequence ATGGCTAATAAGATCATTATTATCACCGCCCCTTCCGGAGCAGGAAAAACCACCATCGTTAAGCAACTGTTATCAGAGATGCCGCAGCTGGCATTTTCCATTTCTGCAACTACACGTATAGCGAGAGAGCAGGAAGTGAATGGAAAAGATTATTATTTCCTGACACAGGAAGATTTTCATGATAAGATAGAGGCACATGCATTTGCCGAGTATGAAATGGTGTATGCCGGTAAGTATTACGGCACATTGAAGTCAGAGCTGGAACGCATCTGGCACAATGGGCAGACTCCAATGGTAGACATTGATGTAAAGGGAGCCCTGAGTATCAAGGAACATTACCAGGAAGCAGCGTTGACTATCTTTATTCAACCCCCTACACTCGATGCCCTCCGGGTTCGCCTGAGTGAGCGTGGTACAGAAACCCAGGCTTCGCTGGAGGAAAGATTAGGTAAAGCCCGTTATGAGCTTTCTTTCTCGCATCAGTTTGATGAAATTGTGATCAATGATAAATTGCCGATCGCTTATGCAGAAGTAAAAGCGCTGGTAGAGGCCTTTTTAAAATAA
- the rpiB gene encoding ribose 5-phosphate isomerase B translates to MSQQTTFNLSLPIAIGSDHAGFDYKEEIISYLEAKGLQVKDVGAFSSESADYPDFAHPVATLVEREQAAFGILVCGSGNGVAITANKHQGIRAAICWGEELSRLSRCHNNANVLCVPARFVDDAVAKQMVDVFINTPFEGGRHETRVRKIACL, encoded by the coding sequence ATGTCACAACAAACAACATTCAATTTGTCATTGCCAATAGCCATCGGCTCTGATCACGCTGGCTTCGACTACAAGGAAGAAATTATTTCATACCTGGAAGCAAAAGGTTTACAGGTAAAGGATGTCGGTGCATTCTCGAGTGAATCAGCCGATTATCCCGACTTCGCTCATCCCGTAGCGACACTGGTAGAAAGAGAGCAGGCAGCGTTTGGTATACTTGTGTGTGGTAGTGGTAATGGCGTAGCAATTACAGCTAATAAGCACCAGGGTATTCGTGCAGCGATCTGTTGGGGCGAAGAACTGTCCCGCCTGTCCCGCTGTCATAACAATGCAAATGTGTTGTGCGTACCTGCCCGCTTTGTAGATGATGCAGTGGCAAAACAAATGGTAGACGTATTCATTAACACCCCATTTGAAGGTGGCAGACATGAAACCAGAGTTAGAAAAATCGCCTGCTTATAA
- a CDS encoding RNA polymerase sigma factor produces the protein MSSTEFNALLLGNADFLRPYAVTLTKDSESAKDLYQETLFRALANRDKYLAGTNIRAWLYTIMRNIFINNYRRGNRQFRLLDNSAGEFLMHQQIPTIGNAAETNLRIKDVHSAVYNLPVIFKQPFMLYFEGYKYYEIAAMLNEPLGTVKSRIHFARKMLKSRIVRF, from the coding sequence ATGTCTTCGACAGAATTTAACGCACTTTTACTCGGAAATGCCGATTTCCTGAGACCGTATGCTGTTACCCTCACTAAGGATTCCGAATCAGCAAAAGACCTTTACCAGGAAACACTTTTCCGCGCACTCGCCAATCGCGATAAATACCTTGCAGGTACCAATATCCGCGCCTGGCTCTACACTATCATGCGCAATATCTTTATCAACAATTATCGTCGTGGCAATAGACAGTTTCGTCTGCTTGACAATTCCGCAGGTGAGTTCCTCATGCATCAGCAGATTCCTACCATTGGTAATGCTGCCGAAACAAACCTGCGTATCAAGGATGTTCACTCAGCAGTGTACAATCTGCCTGTAATATTCAAACAACCATTCATGCTTTACTTCGAAGGTTATAAGTATTATGAAATTGCAGCCATGCTCAATGAACCATTGGGTACCGTGAAAAGCCGCATCCACTTTGCCAGAAAAATGCTGAAGTCAAGGATCGTACGCTTCTAA
- a CDS encoding hemolysin family protein has product MDTYTLPILAFLVLLAGFFAGLETAFANVNKLSIELKKKQGRATGKILASFNDNPSRFLATSLLGLTITIVIYGILFAGFFQPLWNKVLSPQESTSYQPLLLLMEVLLATLILLTFGFFLPRAIFRSRPEGLLSFFALPISVISKPLFVVGSLLVSVSEWILKYLFNVRIIETATSFPRVDVEHFIRQSQQHVTENQELNTELFENALSLAHVKIRGCLIPRKEIEALEINSPIAQAQRKFMDTKLSKVIIYENTIDNILGYIHQLDMFKGPADIQAILHPILAVPETMSAIDLLGKFNKERKSIAWVVDEFGGTAGIVTIEDVLEEIFGEIKDEHDEEEFVDKQIAEKEYIFSGRLELDYLNEKYGFDFPEDESETLSGYIINHHETIPRQKERIIINDYEFEIINVTETRIEMIKMKVLG; this is encoded by the coding sequence ATGGATACTTATACACTCCCGATACTGGCATTCCTGGTATTGCTGGCAGGTTTCTTCGCAGGGCTGGAAACAGCCTTCGCCAATGTGAATAAACTTAGCATTGAGCTCAAGAAGAAACAAGGCCGCGCTACCGGAAAGATCCTTGCCAGTTTTAATGATAACCCCTCCCGTTTCCTGGCTACCAGCCTGCTGGGCCTTACGATTACGATCGTTATCTATGGCATTCTGTTCGCCGGATTCTTTCAGCCCCTTTGGAACAAAGTGCTCTCCCCACAGGAAAGTACCAGCTATCAGCCCTTGTTACTATTAATGGAAGTGCTCCTGGCGACCCTGATATTACTTACATTCGGTTTCTTCCTGCCTCGTGCTATATTCCGCTCCCGGCCGGAAGGACTGCTCAGTTTCTTTGCCCTGCCTATATCAGTGATTTCAAAACCACTGTTTGTAGTAGGTAGTCTGCTCGTATCAGTATCTGAATGGATACTGAAATATCTTTTTAACGTCAGAATTATAGAAACCGCTACCTCTTTCCCTCGTGTAGATGTGGAACATTTTATACGCCAGTCGCAACAACATGTGACCGAAAACCAGGAGCTGAATACCGAGTTGTTCGAAAATGCCCTGTCTCTCGCACATGTCAAGATCCGTGGTTGTCTCATTCCCCGCAAGGAAATAGAGGCCCTGGAAATAAATAGTCCTATTGCACAGGCACAGCGCAAGTTTATGGACACCAAGCTGTCTAAGGTCATCATTTACGAAAACACCATCGATAATATACTCGGTTATATTCACCAGTTGGATATGTTCAAAGGCCCTGCTGATATACAGGCCATCCTGCACCCGATCCTGGCTGTACCTGAGACGATGAGTGCCATCGACCTGTTGGGCAAGTTCAATAAAGAGCGCAAAAGCATTGCCTGGGTAGTAGATGAATTTGGAGGTACCGCTGGTATTGTGACCATCGAAGATGTACTCGAGGAAATATTCGGGGAAATCAAGGATGAACACGATGAGGAAGAGTTTGTAGACAAACAGATTGCAGAAAAAGAATACATTTTCTCCGGTCGTCTGGAACTCGACTATCTCAACGAAAAATATGGATTTGATTTTCCTGAAGATGAAAGTGAGACCCTGTCAGGTTATATCATTAATCATCACGAGACAATTCCGCGTCAAAAAGAACGCATTATTATCAACGATTATGAGTTCGAAATAATTAATGTAACTGAGACACGCATCGAAATGATTAAGATGAAGGTACTCGGTTAA
- a CDS encoding ATP-dependent helicase, translating into MKANYLDELNERQREAVEHIKGPLMIVAGAGSGKTKVLTTRIAHLLHNGVDAFNILSLTFTNKAAKEMKERVEKILGGTEARNLYIGTFHSVFARLLRAEAHRLGYPNDFTIYDADDAKSVLKTIINEQNLDDKHYKPNMVYNRISSAKNNLVGPEEYQHDYAIQQEDMRANRPMTGKLYEMYAKRCFKNGAMDFDDLLFKMYQLLKNFPEVLHKYQHKFKYIMIDEYQDTNPAQYEIIKLLGAAHENICVVGDDAQSIYSFRGATIQNILQFEKDYNDARVVKLEQNYRSTKSILQVANDVIANNKGQIEKNLWTDNPNGEKIKLVRTMTDNEEGKFVAETIAEQKLRNHYANRDFAILYRTNAQSRAFEENLRRKAVPYRIYGGISFYQRKEIKDFVAYLRIVMNPSDEESLKRIINYPIRGIGKTTVEKVVIFANDHNITFWNVLERAQEFGFKGGTLEAIENFVTMIRSFQAMQGKHNAYDIAVQVGKSTNIVKELFNDKTTEGLARYENIQELLNSVKEFTETPTEDGELLEKSLGTYLQQITLLTDADKGNDEDSDVVKLMTIHAAKGLEFPVVFSVGLEENLFPSSLSINSREELEEERRLFYVVITRAKARLFLTYANSRYRFGQLVNNESSRFLEEMPEQYIDRSYAGGGAVGTRSPINSGGGLWGNGGGSNMFDRMQKKTPGSQSSQPVAGPRPAPKPVANGAASTHVPTAGFTPDDPATMEAGMDVEHQKFGFGTILNMEGAPNNRIATVVFPKGGGEKKIMLNYARLMIVKK; encoded by the coding sequence ATGAAGGCTAATTACTTAGACGAACTGAATGAGCGGCAGCGCGAAGCAGTTGAGCATATCAAAGGCCCGCTGATGATCGTAGCGGGTGCTGGTTCCGGTAAGACGAAAGTACTTACCACCCGTATCGCCCACCTGCTCCACAATGGTGTAGATGCTTTTAATATTCTCTCACTGACCTTTACCAACAAGGCAGCTAAAGAGATGAAGGAACGTGTGGAAAAAATTCTCGGCGGTACCGAAGCCAGGAACCTCTACATCGGTACCTTCCACTCCGTATTTGCCCGTTTGTTAAGGGCCGAAGCACATCGCCTCGGTTACCCCAACGACTTTACTATTTATGATGCTGACGATGCGAAAAGCGTACTGAAAACAATCATAAACGAGCAAAATCTGGACGATAAACATTATAAACCTAATATGGTCTATAACCGCATATCCTCCGCCAAAAATAACCTCGTAGGCCCTGAAGAATACCAGCACGATTACGCCATCCAGCAGGAAGATATGAGGGCCAACCGCCCCATGACCGGCAAGCTGTATGAAATGTATGCCAAACGCTGCTTCAAAAACGGCGCAATGGACTTCGATGACCTGCTCTTCAAAATGTACCAACTCCTGAAGAACTTCCCCGAAGTACTGCACAAATACCAGCACAAATTCAAATATATCATGATCGATGAGTACCAGGATACCAACCCTGCTCAGTACGAAATCATCAAACTGCTGGGCGCTGCACATGAAAATATCTGTGTGGTGGGAGACGATGCACAAAGTATCTACTCCTTCCGTGGTGCTACCATCCAGAACATCCTCCAGTTCGAGAAGGATTACAACGATGCCAGGGTGGTAAAACTGGAACAGAACTATCGTAGTACCAAATCCATTCTCCAGGTTGCCAACGATGTGATCGCTAACAACAAAGGACAGATCGAAAAGAACCTGTGGACAGACAATCCAAATGGTGAAAAGATAAAACTGGTGCGCACCATGACCGACAATGAAGAAGGCAAATTCGTAGCCGAAACCATTGCCGAACAAAAACTGCGCAACCACTACGCAAACAGGGATTTTGCTATCCTGTACCGTACCAATGCACAAAGCCGTGCATTTGAAGAAAACCTGCGCCGCAAAGCTGTACCGTACCGTATCTATGGTGGTATCTCATTCTATCAGCGTAAGGAAATCAAAGACTTCGTGGCTTACCTGCGCATCGTGATGAACCCATCCGATGAAGAAAGCCTGAAACGCATCATCAACTACCCGATCCGCGGAATTGGTAAAACCACTGTCGAAAAAGTAGTGATCTTCGCCAACGACCACAATATCACCTTCTGGAACGTGCTGGAAAGAGCGCAGGAATTCGGATTTAAAGGAGGTACACTGGAAGCTATTGAGAACTTCGTGACTATGATCCGTAGTTTCCAGGCTATGCAGGGTAAACACAATGCTTACGACATCGCCGTACAGGTGGGTAAGTCTACTAACATCGTCAAAGAACTCTTCAACGATAAAACGACCGAAGGTCTCGCCCGCTACGAGAACATCCAGGAGCTCCTGAACTCTGTGAAGGAGTTTACCGAAACACCTACTGAAGATGGTGAGCTGCTGGAAAAATCACTGGGTACCTATCTACAGCAAATCACCCTGCTCACCGATGCTGACAAAGGCAACGACGAAGACAGTGATGTGGTGAAACTCATGACGATCCATGCTGCAAAAGGCCTGGAATTCCCGGTAGTATTCAGCGTAGGTCTGGAAGAAAACCTTTTCCCAAGTTCCCTCTCTATCAATTCAAGAGAAGAGCTGGAAGAAGAACGCCGTCTTTTCTATGTGGTGATCACCCGTGCGAAGGCAAGATTGTTTCTCACTTATGCAAACAGCCGTTACCGCTTCGGTCAGCTGGTCAATAATGAATCCAGCCGTTTCCTCGAGGAAATGCCTGAGCAATACATTGACCGCAGCTATGCAGGTGGTGGTGCTGTAGGTACCAGAAGCCCGATCAACAGTGGTGGTGGCCTATGGGGCAATGGCGGTGGTAGCAACATGTTCGACCGTATGCAGAAGAAAACACCAGGTAGCCAGTCTTCCCAGCCTGTTGCCGGTCCACGCCCTGCACCTAAACCCGTTGCCAACGGTGCTGCCAGCACCCATGTGCCTACTGCCGGTTTTACGCCGGACGATCCGGCTACTATGGAAGCTGGTATGGATGTGGAACACCAGAAATTCGGTTTTGGTACCATCCTCAATATGGAGGGAGCACCTAACAATCGTATTGCAACCGTTGTATTCCCTAAGGGCGGCGGGGAGAAAAAGATTATGCTGAACTATGCACGATTGATGATCGTAAAGAAATAA